From a single Hymenobacter sp. YIM 151500-1 genomic region:
- a CDS encoding glycosyltransferase family 9 protein, with protein MSQQLSSVTVRPDCRHFRGDIPCRPNKEHGYQCQGCPVYAPTEQRILIIKLGAIGDVIRTTPLLRRLRQEYPNSRITWLTLTPAILLQDGGWIDEVLKLDLPAVLHLQQREFDLLFNLDKDKEACALHDSIRAGRKFGYRLHPQYGVAWPGNELANHKYLTGVFDELSQQNQKPYVQEIFELCGYEFRGEEYVFDTHEDKGYDWRQLPQGHLRIGLNTGCGDRWTTRLWSDEKWTELIQQLQAAGYAPVLLGGEAEDERNRRLYAATGAAYLGTFPLPQFINLMHQMDGIVTQVTMAMHISIALRKPTILMNNIFNPHEFDLYGRGQLVQPDRPCVCFYRGTCQLGVSCMEDLPAEKVFAAVQASVPM; from the coding sequence ATGTCCCAGCAGCTTTCTTCCGTTACCGTTCGCCCCGACTGCCGCCACTTCCGCGGCGACATTCCGTGCCGGCCCAACAAGGAACACGGCTACCAGTGCCAGGGCTGCCCGGTGTACGCGCCCACGGAGCAGCGCATTCTGATTATTAAGCTCGGGGCCATCGGCGACGTGATTCGGACTACGCCCTTGCTGCGGCGGCTGCGGCAGGAATATCCCAACAGCCGCATTACCTGGCTCACGCTCACGCCCGCCATCCTGCTCCAGGATGGCGGCTGGATTGATGAGGTACTGAAGCTGGACCTGCCCGCCGTGCTGCACTTGCAGCAGCGGGAGTTCGACCTACTCTTCAACCTTGATAAAGACAAGGAAGCCTGCGCCCTGCATGACTCCATCCGGGCCGGCCGCAAGTTCGGCTACCGCCTGCACCCGCAGTACGGGGTGGCCTGGCCCGGCAACGAGCTGGCTAATCATAAGTACCTGACGGGCGTGTTCGACGAGCTAAGCCAGCAAAACCAGAAGCCCTACGTGCAGGAAATCTTCGAGCTGTGCGGCTACGAGTTCCGGGGCGAAGAGTACGTGTTCGATACCCACGAGGACAAGGGCTACGACTGGCGCCAGCTGCCCCAGGGCCACCTCCGCATCGGCCTGAACACCGGCTGCGGCGACCGGTGGACGACGCGGCTGTGGTCGGATGAGAAATGGACGGAGCTGATTCAGCAGCTGCAAGCGGCTGGCTACGCGCCGGTGCTGCTGGGCGGCGAGGCTGAGGACGAGCGGAACCGCCGCCTCTACGCCGCCACCGGCGCGGCGTACCTGGGCACCTTCCCCCTGCCCCAGTTCATCAACCTCATGCACCAGATGGACGGCATCGTGACGCAGGTAACCATGGCCATGCACATCAGCATTGCCCTGCGCAAGCCCACCATCCTGATGAACAACATCTTCAACCCGCACGAATTTGACCTCTACGGCCGTGGCCAGCTCGTGCAGCCCGACCGGCCCTGCGTGTGCTTTTACCGCGGCACCTGCCAGCTGGGCGTGAGCTGCATGGAGGATTTGCCCGCTGAAAAGGTATTTGCGGCTGTGCAAGCCAGTGTGCCCATGTAG